A window from Nocardioides mesophilus encodes these proteins:
- the rpoZ gene encoding DNA-directed RNA polymerase subunit omega, producing MSGTAPVAEGITNPSIDELLTKTDSKYKLVLYSAKRARQINAYYSQLGEGLLEYVGPLVDTHVQEKPLSIALREINEDLLTCEDIDPDAAAEPATPA from the coding sequence GTGTCTGGAACCGCACCTGTTGCCGAAGGCATCACGAACCCGTCCATCGACGAGCTCCTGACCAAGACCGACTCGAAGTACAAGCTGGTGCTCTACAGCGCCAAGCGCGCCCGCCAGATCAACGCCTACTACTCCCAGCTCGGCGAGGGCCTGCTGGAGTACGTCGGTCCGCTGGTGGACACCCACGTCCAGGAGAAGCCCCTCTCGATCGCGCTCCGCGAGATCAACGAGGATCTCCTGACCTGCGAGGACATCGACCCCGACGCCGCTGCCGAGCCGGCGACGCCGGCCTGA
- the mihF gene encoding integration host factor, actinobacterial type, with translation MALPELTPEQRQANLEKAAASRRERAEVKNRLKHSGASIVDVLRQGQENEVIGKMRVVDLLQSLPGLGKVRARQTMERLSISESRRVRGLGANQIAALEREFGTRE, from the coding sequence GTGGCATTGCCGGAACTCACCCCGGAACAGCGCCAGGCGAATCTGGAGAAGGCGGCCGCGTCGCGCCGTGAGCGCGCCGAGGTGAAGAACCGCCTCAAGCACTCCGGGGCCTCGATCGTCGACGTGCTGCGCCAGGGCCAGGAGAACGAGGTCATCGGCAAGATGCGGGTCGTCGACCTGCTGCAGTCGCTGCCCGGCCTCGGCAAGGTCCGCGCCCGGCAGACCATGGAGCGGCTCAGCATCTCCGAGAGCCGCCGGGTCCGGGGGCTGGGCGCCAACCAGATCGCCGCGCTCGAGCGCGAGTTCGGCACGCGTGAGTGA
- the rpe gene encoding ribulose-phosphate 3-epimerase, with translation MVIQISPSLLASDFSRLAEEAERISHADWLHVDVMDNHFVPNLTVGLPVVEALGKASGTPMDCHLMIEDPDRWAPAYVEAGAGSVTFHVEAATAPVRLARELRAQGARAGMGLRPATPIEPYEDLLPELDMLLVMTVEPGFGGQSFLDVCLPKIRRTRKLIARHGLEMWLQVDGGVSLETIERCAEAGADVFVAGSAVFKADDPNEMVDQLRAAATAAGTASV, from the coding sequence ATGGTTATCCAGATCTCGCCCAGCCTGCTCGCCTCCGACTTCTCCCGCCTCGCCGAGGAGGCGGAGCGGATCTCGCACGCCGACTGGCTGCACGTCGACGTGATGGACAACCACTTCGTCCCGAACCTGACCGTGGGCCTCCCGGTCGTCGAGGCCCTGGGCAAGGCATCGGGGACGCCGATGGACTGCCACCTGATGATCGAGGACCCCGACCGCTGGGCCCCGGCGTACGTCGAGGCCGGCGCCGGGTCGGTGACCTTCCACGTCGAGGCGGCGACCGCCCCGGTGCGGCTGGCCCGGGAGCTGCGGGCGCAGGGGGCCCGGGCCGGGATGGGGCTGCGTCCCGCGACCCCGATCGAGCCCTACGAGGACCTGCTGCCCGAGCTGGACATGCTGCTGGTGATGACCGTGGAGCCGGGCTTCGGCGGTCAGTCGTTCCTCGACGTGTGCCTGCCCAAGATCCGGCGGACCCGCAAGCTGATCGCCCGGCACGGGCTGGAGATGTGGCTGCAGGTGGACGGCGGTGTCTCGCTGGAGACCATCGAGCGGTGCGCCGAAGCCGGGGCGGACGTGTTCGTGGCCGGCTCCGCGGTGTTCAAGGCCGACGACCCCAACGAGATGGTCGACCAGCTCCGCGCCGCCGCCACCGCGGCCGGGACCGCCTCGGTCTGA
- the fmt gene encoding methionyl-tRNA formyltransferase — protein sequence MRVVFAGTPEVAVPALDAVAASSHELVGVVTRPDAPAGRGRKLVASPVALQAEELGVPVLKPSHPRDPDFQEALTALRPDCCPVVAYGALLPQSALDIPPHGWVNLHFSLLPAWRGAAPVQHALWAGDEVTGATTFRIVKELDAGPTFGVMTERVRPTDTAGDLLVRLAAGGAQLLVATLDGIASGELEAREQPAEGVSFAPKISVEDAEVAWADPAAAVDRQVRACTPNPGAWTTFAGERFKVGPVLIEGNHRQLPPGVLEVTKNAVLVGTGSMPVLLGEVKPFGKKAMPAADWARGARIASGARFGPDA from the coding sequence ATGCGGGTCGTCTTCGCCGGCACCCCCGAGGTCGCCGTGCCCGCGCTGGACGCCGTCGCCGCCAGCAGCCACGAGCTGGTCGGCGTGGTGACCCGCCCCGACGCCCCCGCCGGCCGGGGCCGCAAGCTGGTCGCCTCGCCGGTCGCGCTGCAGGCCGAGGAGCTCGGCGTGCCCGTCCTCAAGCCGTCGCACCCGCGGGACCCGGACTTCCAGGAGGCGCTGACGGCGCTGCGACCGGACTGCTGCCCGGTCGTCGCGTACGGCGCGCTGCTGCCGCAGAGCGCCCTGGACATCCCCCCGCACGGGTGGGTCAACCTGCACTTCTCGCTGCTGCCGGCCTGGCGGGGCGCCGCACCGGTGCAGCACGCGCTCTGGGCCGGCGACGAGGTCACCGGCGCCACGACGTTCCGGATCGTCAAGGAGCTCGACGCCGGCCCGACCTTCGGGGTCATGACCGAGCGGGTCCGGCCCACCGACACCGCCGGCGACCTGCTCGTCCGGCTGGCCGCCGGCGGCGCGCAGCTGCTGGTGGCGACGCTGGACGGGATCGCCTCCGGCGAGCTGGAGGCGCGCGAGCAGCCCGCCGAGGGGGTCTCCTTCGCCCCGAAGATCTCCGTCGAGGACGCGGAGGTGGCCTGGGCAGACCCGGCCGCCGCCGTGGACCGGCAGGTCCGCGCGTGCACCCCGAACCCCGGGGCCTGGACCACCTTCGCCGGAGAGCGCTTCAAGGTCGGCCCGGTGCTCATCGAAGGCAACCACCGGCAGCTGCCGCCCGGGGTGCTCGAGGTCACCAAGAACGCCGTCCTGGTGGGCACCGGCTCGATGCCGGTGCTGCTCGGCGAGGTCAAGCCGTTCGGCAAGAAGGCGATGCCGGCGGCGGACTGGGCCCGCGGCGCCCGCATCGCCTCCGGCGCCCGGTTCGGCCCGGATGCCTGA
- a CDS encoding M3 family metallopeptidase encodes MALDHDNPFATPSTLPFALPPFDRIRAEHFRPAFDAGVAEQRAEIEAIVGQDEAATFANTVEPLERSGALLDRTMRVFHELANSMATPAMQELEAVLVPEWSAHRDALLLDQRLFARVDAVRAQADGLTEEQRRVVERHHTDFVRAGAALPAGQQERLRQLNDEISRATTTFGSTLLAATNASALHVTDRDELDGLSEGAVQSAALAAKERGLDGYVLTLSSPTIQPLISSLRDRDLRRRLHEASTTRGMRGGEHDTRALVARIAALRAERAGLLGYPDHAAYVVADQTAGSTDAVVSMLDAMAAPAMANLERERVAIEAALHADGVEGPVQPWDWAYYAAKVKAAEYDVDTDELRPYFSLDRVLRDGVFLAAQRLYGLTFAERDDLPGYAPDVRTYEVRDGEGPDVPVLGLFVCDWFARPTKRGGAWMDEFVTQSRLLAQHPVVVVCLNVPKPAPGQPALMTVDEVRTAFHEFGHALHGLFSDVTYPRLAGTGVPRDFVEFPSQVNEMWAWDPEVLAGYARHHATGEPLPQEVADRLIASGAAGMGFDTVSMLGAALLDHEWHRLAPGADPVPAEDVEAFERAALERHGVASDLVPPRYRTGYFAHAFTNGYDAGYYSYLWSEVLDADMVGWFEENGGLRRANGDRFRADLLSRGGSVDPIAAFASIRGRRPSTEPLLRRRGLLG; translated from the coding sequence ATGGCTCTCGACCACGACAACCCGTTCGCCACCCCGAGCACCCTGCCGTTCGCCCTACCGCCGTTCGACCGGATCCGCGCCGAGCACTTCCGACCGGCCTTCGACGCCGGCGTGGCCGAGCAGCGCGCCGAGATCGAGGCGATCGTCGGGCAGGACGAGGCCGCGACCTTCGCGAACACCGTCGAGCCGCTCGAGCGGTCCGGGGCGCTGCTGGACCGGACGATGCGGGTCTTCCACGAGCTCGCCAACTCGATGGCGACCCCGGCGATGCAGGAGCTCGAGGCCGTCCTGGTGCCGGAGTGGTCCGCCCACCGCGACGCGCTCCTGCTCGACCAGCGGCTGTTCGCCCGGGTCGACGCGGTTCGCGCGCAGGCCGACGGGCTGACCGAGGAGCAGCGGCGCGTCGTCGAGCGTCACCACACCGACTTCGTCCGGGCCGGCGCCGCGCTGCCGGCCGGGCAGCAGGAGCGGCTCAGGCAGCTCAACGACGAGATCAGCAGGGCCACCACGACCTTCGGGTCCACGTTGCTCGCCGCCACCAACGCCAGCGCGCTGCACGTCACCGACCGCGACGAGCTCGACGGGCTCTCCGAGGGAGCCGTCCAGTCCGCCGCCCTGGCCGCCAAGGAGCGCGGCCTCGACGGCTACGTGCTCACGCTGTCCTCACCGACCATCCAGCCGCTGATCTCCTCGCTGCGCGACCGTGACCTGCGCCGGCGGCTGCACGAGGCGTCGACCACCCGCGGCATGCGGGGCGGGGAGCACGACACCCGGGCACTGGTCGCGCGGATCGCCGCGCTCCGCGCCGAGCGGGCCGGGTTGCTCGGCTACCCCGACCACGCGGCGTACGTCGTCGCCGACCAGACCGCCGGCAGCACCGACGCGGTGGTCTCCATGCTGGACGCGATGGCGGCCCCGGCGATGGCCAACCTGGAGCGGGAGCGGGTCGCCATCGAGGCCGCGCTGCACGCCGACGGGGTCGAGGGGCCGGTGCAGCCCTGGGACTGGGCGTACTACGCCGCGAAGGTGAAGGCCGCGGAGTACGACGTCGACACCGACGAGCTGAGGCCCTACTTCTCCCTCGACCGGGTGCTGCGCGACGGGGTCTTCCTCGCGGCGCAACGGCTCTACGGGCTCACCTTCGCCGAGCGCGACGACCTGCCGGGCTACGCGCCGGACGTGCGCACCTACGAGGTCCGCGACGGCGAGGGGCCCGACGTGCCGGTGCTCGGGCTGTTCGTCTGCGACTGGTTCGCGCGGCCGACCAAGCGCGGCGGGGCCTGGATGGACGAGTTCGTCACGCAGTCGCGGCTGCTGGCGCAGCACCCGGTCGTCGTGGTCTGCCTCAACGTGCCGAAGCCGGCGCCGGGCCAGCCGGCGCTGATGACCGTCGACGAGGTGCGCACCGCCTTCCACGAGTTCGGGCACGCGCTGCACGGGCTGTTCTCCGACGTCACCTACCCGCGGCTGGCCGGCACCGGGGTGCCGCGGGACTTCGTGGAGTTCCCCTCGCAGGTCAACGAGATGTGGGCCTGGGACCCGGAGGTGCTGGCCGGCTACGCCCGGCACCACGCCACCGGTGAGCCGCTCCCGCAGGAGGTCGCCGACCGGTTGATCGCCTCCGGCGCGGCGGGGATGGGCTTCGACACCGTCTCGATGCTCGGCGCGGCGCTGCTCGACCACGAGTGGCACCGGCTGGCCCCGGGCGCCGACCCGGTGCCCGCAGAGGACGTGGAGGCCTTCGAGCGGGCGGCGCTCGAGCGGCACGGGGTGGCCTCGGACCTGGTCCCGCCGCGCTACCGCACCGGCTACTTCGCGCACGCGTTCACCAACGGCTACGACGCCGGCTACTACTCCTACCTGTGGAGCGAGGTCCTCGACGCGGACATGGTCGGCTGGTTCGAGGAGAACGGCGGCCTGCGGCGGGCGAACGGCGACCGGTTCCGGGCCGACCTGCTCTCGCGGGGCGGCTCGGTCGACCCGATCGCCGCCTTCGCCTCGATCCGCGGTCGCCGGCCGAGCACCGAGCCGCTGCTGCGCCGCCGCGGCCTGCTCGGGTGA
- the metK gene encoding methionine adenosyltransferase has translation MAGRLFTSESVTEGHPDKIADQISDSVLDELLRQDPTSRVAVETLLTTGLVVVAGEVTTKAYADIKQIVRDRILEIGYDSSLKGFDGHSCGVMVAIGGQSGDIAQGVDAGHEHRSESSADPLDRQGAGDQGLMFGYACDDTPELMPLPITIAHRLAERLAEVRRDGTMPYLRPDGKTQVTIEYDDEDRPVRVDTVVVSTQHAADIDLDTMLTPDVRRHVVDHVLAQFDLSSEDYRLLVNPTGRFEVGGPMGDAGLTGRKIIIDTYGGMARHGGGAFSGKDPSKVDRSAAYAMRWVAKNVVAAGLARRCEVQVAYAIGKAQPVGFYVDCFGTETVPVANIQKAVLEVFDLRPAAIIRDLDLLRPIYAETAAYGHFGRPGFTWENTDRVDALKAAAGV, from the coding sequence GTGGCAGGACGACTTTTCACCTCCGAGTCCGTGACCGAGGGTCACCCGGACAAGATCGCCGACCAGATCAGCGACTCCGTCCTGGACGAGCTGCTCCGGCAGGACCCGACCAGCCGGGTCGCGGTCGAGACGCTGCTGACCACGGGGCTCGTGGTGGTGGCCGGCGAGGTGACCACGAAGGCCTACGCGGACATCAAGCAGATCGTGCGTGACCGGATCCTCGAGATCGGCTACGACTCCTCGCTCAAGGGCTTCGACGGGCACTCGTGCGGCGTGATGGTCGCCATCGGCGGCCAGTCCGGCGACATCGCGCAGGGCGTCGACGCGGGCCACGAGCACCGCAGCGAGTCCTCCGCGGACCCGCTGGACCGGCAGGGCGCCGGCGACCAGGGGCTCATGTTCGGCTACGCCTGCGACGACACGCCCGAGCTGATGCCGCTGCCGATCACGATCGCGCACCGGCTGGCCGAGCGCCTCGCCGAAGTCCGCCGCGACGGGACCATGCCCTACCTCCGCCCGGACGGCAAGACCCAGGTGACCATCGAGTACGACGACGAGGACCGGCCGGTCCGGGTGGACACCGTCGTGGTCTCCACCCAGCACGCGGCGGACATCGACCTCGACACGATGCTCACCCCCGACGTACGCCGGCACGTGGTGGACCACGTCCTGGCGCAGTTCGACCTCTCCTCGGAGGACTACCGGCTGCTGGTGAACCCGACCGGTCGCTTCGAGGTCGGTGGCCCGATGGGCGACGCCGGCCTCACCGGTCGCAAGATCATCATCGACACCTACGGCGGCATGGCCCGCCACGGTGGCGGCGCCTTCTCCGGCAAGGACCCGTCGAAGGTGGACCGCTCGGCGGCCTACGCCATGCGTTGGGTGGCCAAGAACGTCGTCGCGGCCGGGCTGGCCCGCCGCTGCGAGGTGCAGGTCGCCTACGCCATCGGCAAGGCGCAGCCGGTCGGTTTCTACGTCGACTGCTTCGGCACCGAGACCGTCCCGGTGGCCAACATCCAGAAGGCCGTGCTGGAGGTCTTCGACCTGCGGCCGGCGGCGATCATCCGCGACCTGGACCTGCTCCGGCCGATCTACGCCGAGACGGCCGCCTACGGCCACTTCGGCCGGCCCGGGTTCACCTGGGAGAACACCGACCGCGTCGACGCGCTCAAGGCAGCCGCCGGCGTCTGA
- a CDS encoding primosomal protein N': MPDPETPQTEEQLELIPGLVRAREVAGAVRQQAAAREKGPAPVDPAPELPVARVLVDVPLAHLDRPFDYTVPRKLDADVVAGSRVKVRFAGQDVDGFVLERVPSSEHPGRLAPLRRAVSGEPVLSRAVAALSEEVAARYAGTRSDVLRLAVPPRHATVEKQESVPASPVEVDPAEVAADWAPYDGGRFTGRLAAGESPHAVWAALPGEDWARLLALAAAATAASGRGALLCAPDRRDVDRLDAALTSVLGAGRHVVLAADAGPSARYRAFLAVARGAVRIVVGTRAAAFAPVHDLGLVAMWDDGDDLYAEPRAPYPHTREVLLTRGQLEGCAVLVGGFARTVEGEYLIRTGWAEELSADRRVLRARSPHVAITGATDRELERDPRARSARLPRAVFDAVRAGLEQGPVLLQTPRQGYVTSLACDRCRAPARCRACTGPLRILAPTDPPTCRWCGVSEPQWACPECGGRGLRAPVLGERRTAEELGRAFPAVPVRTSGGERVLAEVGAEPALVVATPGAEPVAAGGYSCVVLLDTWLMLARPDLRTGEESLRRWLNAVALGRPAGDGGRVLAVGEPSDPVLQALVRWDPVGFAQREMAERQSAHLPPASRLATVTGTEPDLESALASLRLPAGSEVLGPVPVTLPAGPVPPRAAGEPDLQRLVLRVPRAAGPALSRALVELNGVRSARKLTSLRVQVDPVGLE, encoded by the coding sequence GTGCCCGACCCCGAGACGCCGCAGACCGAGGAGCAGCTGGAGCTGATCCCGGGCCTGGTGCGCGCCCGCGAGGTGGCCGGGGCGGTCCGGCAGCAGGCGGCCGCCCGGGAGAAGGGGCCGGCCCCGGTCGACCCGGCGCCGGAGCTGCCGGTGGCCCGGGTCCTGGTCGACGTGCCGCTGGCGCACCTGGACCGGCCGTTCGACTACACCGTGCCGCGCAAGCTCGACGCGGACGTCGTCGCCGGGTCCCGGGTCAAGGTGCGGTTCGCCGGCCAGGACGTCGACGGCTTCGTGCTCGAGCGCGTGCCGAGCTCCGAGCACCCGGGCCGGCTGGCGCCGCTGCGCCGGGCCGTCAGCGGCGAGCCGGTGCTCTCCCGGGCCGTCGCCGCCCTGTCCGAGGAGGTCGCGGCCCGCTACGCCGGCACCCGCTCCGACGTGCTCCGGCTCGCGGTGCCGCCGCGGCACGCCACCGTCGAGAAGCAGGAGTCGGTGCCGGCCTCGCCGGTCGAGGTCGATCCCGCGGAGGTCGCCGCCGACTGGGCGCCCTACGACGGCGGCCGGTTCACCGGCCGGCTCGCCGCGGGGGAGTCCCCGCACGCGGTGTGGGCGGCGCTGCCCGGCGAGGACTGGGCCAGGCTGCTCGCCCTCGCCGCCGCGGCCACCGCCGCGTCAGGCCGCGGGGCGCTGCTGTGCGCCCCGGACCGGCGCGACGTGGACCGGCTGGACGCCGCCCTCACCTCGGTGCTGGGCGCCGGCCGGCACGTGGTGCTCGCCGCCGACGCTGGGCCCTCCGCTCGCTACCGGGCGTTCCTGGCAGTCGCCCGCGGCGCGGTGCGGATCGTCGTCGGCACCCGCGCGGCGGCGTTCGCCCCGGTGCACGACCTCGGGCTGGTGGCGATGTGGGACGACGGGGACGACCTCTACGCCGAGCCGCGGGCCCCCTACCCGCACACCCGCGAGGTGCTGCTGACCCGGGGCCAGCTCGAGGGCTGCGCGGTCCTGGTCGGCGGCTTCGCGCGCACCGTCGAGGGGGAGTACCTCATCCGCACCGGGTGGGCCGAGGAGCTCTCCGCGGACCGTCGGGTGCTGCGCGCCCGCTCGCCGCACGTCGCGATCACCGGGGCGACCGACCGTGAGCTGGAGCGCGACCCGCGGGCCCGCAGCGCCCGGCTTCCGCGGGCCGTCTTCGACGCGGTGCGGGCCGGGCTCGAGCAGGGGCCGGTGCTGCTGCAGACGCCGCGCCAGGGCTACGTCACCAGCCTGGCCTGCGACCGGTGCCGGGCGCCGGCCCGCTGCCGGGCGTGCACCGGACCGCTCCGGATCCTGGCGCCGACCGATCCGCCGACCTGCCGCTGGTGCGGGGTGTCGGAGCCGCAGTGGGCCTGCCCGGAGTGCGGCGGCCGGGGCCTGCGGGCACCGGTGCTCGGCGAGCGTCGCACCGCCGAGGAGCTCGGCCGCGCCTTCCCGGCGGTGCCGGTGCGCACCTCCGGCGGCGAGCGGGTGCTGGCCGAGGTGGGTGCGGAGCCGGCGCTGGTGGTGGCCACGCCGGGCGCGGAGCCGGTGGCCGCCGGCGGCTACTCCTGCGTGGTGCTGCTGGACACCTGGTTGATGCTCGCGCGCCCCGACCTGCGCACCGGCGAGGAGTCGCTGCGCCGGTGGCTCAACGCGGTCGCGCTGGGCCGTCCGGCCGGCGACGGCGGTCGGGTGCTGGCCGTCGGCGAGCCCAGCGACCCGGTGCTCCAGGCCCTGGTGCGGTGGGACCCGGTCGGCTTCGCGCAGCGCGAGATGGCCGAGCGCCAGTCGGCGCACCTGCCGCCGGCCTCCCGGCTGGCCACCGTCACCGGCACCGAGCCGGACCTGGAGAGCGCCCTGGCGTCGCTGCGGCTGCCGGCGGGCTCGGAGGTGCTGGGGCCGGTGCCGGTGACTCTGCCTGCGGGGCCGGTCCCGCCGCGGGCCGCGGGGGAGCCGGACCTGCAGCGGCTCGTGCTGCGGGTCCCGCGGGCCGCCGGTCCGGCGCTCTCGCGGGCGCTGGTCGAGCTCAACGGCGTCCGCTCGGCGCGCAAGCTGACCTCGCTGCGGGTCCAGGTCGACCCGGTCGGGCTGGAGTAG
- the coaBC gene encoding bifunctional phosphopantothenoylcysteine decarboxylase/phosphopantothenate--cysteine ligase CoaBC, whose amino-acid sequence MSQGTAASRVVLGVSGGIAAYKACELLRRFTESGHDVTVVPTAAALEFVGAPTWSALSGKPVSASAWESVHEVPHVRIGQSADLVVVAPATADLLARAAHGLADDLLTNTLLTARCPVVFAPAMHTEMWEHPATQENVATLRRRGAVVIEPAEGRLTGADTGKGRLPDPLEIFEVAREVLARSAVHGRRGEPTDLAGRHVVVSAGGTREYLDPVRFLGNRSSGLQGYALARAAVARGAEVTLVAANVSLPDPAGVKVVRVETTAELRDAVVGAAAGADAVVMAAAPADYRPLETSTSKMKKAEDGSAPVVRLRQNPDILAELSRERPRPGCVIVGFAAETGDAEGTVLEHARAKLARKGCDLLVVNDVSGGKVFGEADNEAVVLDREGGAHDVPRGSKSALAHVIWDRVAARFETG is encoded by the coding sequence ATGAGCCAGGGGACCGCTGCGAGCCGGGTGGTCCTCGGCGTCAGCGGCGGGATCGCCGCCTACAAGGCCTGTGAGCTGCTGCGGCGGTTCACCGAGTCCGGGCACGACGTCACGGTCGTGCCCACGGCGGCCGCCCTGGAGTTCGTCGGCGCGCCCACCTGGTCGGCGCTGTCGGGCAAGCCGGTCTCGGCGAGCGCCTGGGAGTCGGTTCACGAGGTGCCGCACGTCCGGATCGGCCAGAGCGCCGACCTGGTCGTCGTGGCGCCGGCGACCGCCGACCTGCTGGCCCGCGCGGCCCACGGGCTCGCCGACGACCTGCTGACCAACACCCTCCTGACCGCCCGCTGCCCGGTGGTGTTCGCGCCCGCGATGCACACCGAGATGTGGGAGCACCCGGCCACCCAGGAGAACGTCGCCACCCTGCGCCGCCGCGGCGCCGTCGTCATCGAGCCGGCCGAGGGCCGACTCACCGGCGCCGACACCGGCAAGGGCCGGCTGCCGGACCCGTTGGAGATCTTCGAGGTGGCCCGCGAGGTGCTCGCCCGCAGCGCCGTCCACGGGCGCCGTGGCGAGCCGACCGACCTGGCCGGCCGCCACGTGGTCGTCTCCGCGGGAGGCACCCGGGAGTACCTCGACCCGGTGCGCTTCCTCGGCAACCGCTCCTCGGGCCTGCAGGGCTACGCCCTGGCCCGCGCCGCTGTCGCCCGCGGCGCCGAGGTCACGCTGGTGGCCGCCAACGTGTCGCTGCCCGACCCGGCCGGCGTGAAGGTGGTCCGGGTGGAGACCACCGCCGAGCTGCGCGACGCCGTCGTCGGCGCGGCTGCCGGCGCCGACGCGGTGGTGATGGCCGCGGCCCCGGCCGACTACCGCCCGTTGGAGACCAGCACGTCGAAGATGAAGAAGGCCGAGGACGGCTCCGCGCCCGTCGTGCGGCTGCGGCAGAACCCCGACATCCTCGCCGAGCTCTCCCGTGAGCGGCCACGGCCGGGCTGCGTGATCGTCGGCTTCGCCGCCGAGACCGGTGACGCGGAGGGCACGGTGCTCGAGCACGCCCGCGCCAAGCTGGCCCGGAAGGGCTGCGACCTGCTGGTGGTCAACGACGTCAGCGGCGGGAAGGTGTTCGGCGAGGCCGACAACGAGGCCGTCGTGCTCGACCGCGAGGGCGGCGCCCACGACGTGCCGAGGGGCTCGAAGTCGGCGCTGGCCCACGTGATCTGGGACCGGGTCGCCGCCCGGTTCGAGACCGGCTGA
- the gmk gene encoding guanylate kinase, giving the protein MSDPRPARSRLTVLAGPTAVGKGTVAAAVRADHPDVWISVSVTTRPPRAGEIHGRHYYFVSEQEFDRLVAENELLEWAVVHKAFRYGTPRRPVEQALAEGRPALLEIDLQGARQVRRTMPDALFVFLKPPSWEELVRRLVGRGTESEEERGRRLETAQDELAAEAEFDVTVVNTEVHAACEELVALMENQPPRTEV; this is encoded by the coding sequence GTGAGTGACCCACGTCCCGCGCGCAGTCGGCTGACGGTGCTCGCCGGTCCGACCGCGGTCGGCAAGGGCACGGTCGCCGCAGCGGTGCGTGCCGACCACCCGGACGTGTGGATCTCGGTGTCGGTGACCACCCGGCCGCCGCGTGCCGGCGAGATCCACGGTCGGCACTACTACTTCGTCTCCGAGCAGGAGTTCGACCGGCTGGTCGCCGAGAACGAGCTGCTCGAGTGGGCGGTGGTGCACAAGGCGTTCCGCTACGGCACGCCCCGGCGGCCCGTGGAGCAGGCGCTCGCGGAGGGCCGTCCGGCGCTGCTGGAGATCGACCTCCAGGGTGCGCGGCAGGTGCGCCGGACGATGCCGGACGCGCTCTTCGTCTTCCTGAAGCCGCCGTCGTGGGAGGAGCTGGTGCGCCGGCTGGTCGGCCGCGGCACCGAGTCCGAGGAGGAGCGGGGACGCCGCCTGGAGACCGCGCAGGACGAGCTGGCCGCCGAGGCGGAGTTCGACGTGACGGTGGTGAACACCGAAGTTCACGCTGCCTGCGAGGAGTTGGTAGCCTTGATGGAGAACCAACCCCCACGAACTGAGGTCTGA
- the def gene encoding peptide deformylase, whose product MAIQPIRLFGDPVLRSAAVPVTDFDKELRTLVADLTETMLDAPGAGLAAPQIGVGLRVFTWYVDGQTGHLVNPSLRLSEDLQDGPEGCLSLPELSYDCKRALSVVAHGFDMHGEPVTIEGSALLARAIQHETDHLDGVLFIDRLDREARRAAMKQIRESDWFGAATTVKVSPHRTNGLGL is encoded by the coding sequence GTGGCCATCCAGCCGATCCGCCTGTTCGGAGACCCGGTGCTGCGCAGCGCCGCGGTGCCGGTGACGGACTTCGACAAGGAGCTGCGCACGCTCGTCGCCGACCTCACCGAGACGATGCTCGACGCGCCGGGCGCCGGGCTCGCGGCACCGCAGATCGGGGTGGGGCTGCGCGTGTTCACCTGGTACGTCGACGGGCAGACCGGGCACCTGGTGAACCCCTCACTCCGGCTGTCGGAGGACCTCCAGGACGGCCCGGAGGGCTGCCTGTCGCTGCCCGAGCTCAGCTACGACTGCAAGCGGGCGCTGTCGGTGGTCGCGCACGGCTTCGACATGCACGGCGAGCCGGTGACGATCGAGGGCTCCGCGCTGCTGGCCCGGGCGATCCAGCACGAGACCGACCACCTCGACGGCGTGCTCTTCATCGACCGGCTGGACCGGGAGGCCCGCAGGGCGGCGATGAAGCAGATCCGCGAGTCCGACTGGTTCGGCGCCGCGACCACCGTTAAGGTCTCCCCGCACCGCACCAACGGGCTGGGACTCTGA